A region from the Desulfitobacterium dehalogenans ATCC 51507 genome encodes:
- a CDS encoding murein hydrolase activator EnvC family protein encodes MNPYERWDDWEWEKAAREVGREKGFNYGEWPRKRSYTTKKKRLGPLYQWTDLQKKATLSVVLFLMIFFASKGEDILSQVVYSAYQGTVQSSNYYASLNGMALQVLGMSMGNKSTPVDAAMQGKFIPPVSGKVMAGFGGGGEGQAGLHNGIDVASALGIPVVAPYQGVVTHVGEDPQLGRVVKLDFGNGWTGVLGNFGDIAVNEGQKVDIGQVLGTVGLSAPLKKTWLHIELRKDGVPVDPLPYLVPAN; translated from the coding sequence ATGAATCCATATGAGCGCTGGGATGATTGGGAATGGGAAAAGGCGGCTCGGGAGGTGGGCCGGGAAAAGGGATTTAACTACGGGGAGTGGCCTCGGAAGCGATCCTATACAACCAAAAAGAAGCGTTTGGGTCCCTTGTATCAATGGACCGACTTACAGAAAAAAGCGACTCTTTCTGTGGTGCTCTTCTTAATGATCTTCTTCGCTTCCAAGGGAGAAGATATATTATCTCAAGTGGTTTATTCCGCTTACCAGGGAACGGTGCAAAGCAGCAATTATTACGCATCCCTTAATGGGATGGCCTTACAGGTTTTAGGGATGAGCATGGGCAATAAGAGCACTCCCGTGGATGCAGCTATGCAGGGGAAATTCATCCCTCCCGTGTCAGGCAAAGTCATGGCCGGTTTTGGAGGAGGAGGGGAAGGGCAAGCCGGTCTGCACAATGGGATTGATGTGGCCAGCGCTTTAGGTATCCCCGTGGTAGCTCCTTATCAAGGAGTGGTCACCCATGTAGGGGAAGATCCGCAGCTGGGAAGGGTGGTTAAGCTCGATTTTGGCAATGGTTGGACTGGAGTGCTTGGCAATTTCGGAGATATTGCAGTGAATGAGGGGCAGAAGGTGGATATAGGGCAGGTGTTGGGCACAGTGGGGCTGTCAGCTCCCCTAAAGAAGACATGGTTGCATATAGAACTTCGTAAGGATGGAGTACCTGTAGATCCCTTGCCCTACTTAGTTCCCGCTAACTAG
- a CDS encoding TIGR03936 family radical SAM-associated protein encodes MRTLRVRIAYTKIEEAKYIAHLDLARVFERALRRAGVRLAYSEGFNPHPKIAFGSALAVGVEGEQEYVDIELAQEIDLKELLGRLQEQLPSGIRLIEGRYVTQAAKALMAVLNSASYQVIVSLGLPVSEERLQESIGAWLARQQVPYIRYSKKGRVEKDIRPWVKVLTGKIQGDEAIFDIEVEVGNQGSVRPEEVLGSLCDLENLPLDLEHLRIKRTGIYVSYEGQKFSPLDEAFGK; translated from the coding sequence GTGAGGACCTTGAGGGTAAGAATCGCCTATACTAAAATTGAAGAAGCAAAATATATTGCACATTTGGACTTGGCCAGAGTTTTTGAGCGGGCTTTGCGCAGAGCAGGTGTCCGCTTGGCTTATTCGGAGGGGTTTAATCCTCACCCGAAGATCGCCTTCGGGTCCGCTCTTGCAGTGGGTGTTGAAGGTGAACAAGAGTATGTGGATATTGAATTAGCGCAGGAAATTGATTTAAAAGAACTCTTGGGTCGCTTGCAGGAACAGCTCCCCTCGGGTATCCGTCTCATTGAAGGCAGATATGTGACCCAGGCAGCCAAAGCTTTAATGGCGGTATTAAATTCGGCCAGTTATCAGGTCATTGTCTCCTTGGGACTGCCGGTGAGCGAAGAACGGCTGCAAGAGAGCATTGGGGCTTGGTTGGCAAGACAGCAAGTACCTTATATACGGTATAGCAAGAAGGGCAGAGTCGAAAAGGATATAAGACCTTGGGTTAAGGTGTTGACAGGCAAGATCCAAGGAGATGAAGCTATCTTTGATATAGAAGTTGAAGTGGGGAACCAAGGCAGTGTCCGACCGGAGGAGGTTCTGGGCAGTCTTTGTGATTTGGAAAACCTTCCCCTGGATTTGGAGCATCTGCGCATTAAGCGGACTGGAATTTATGTAAGCTATGAAGGACAAAAGTTCTCCCCTTTGGACGAGGCTTTCGGGAAGTGA
- the rodA gene encoding rod shape-determining protein RodA encodes MLDRRMLKNIDFLFILFVFLLLGSSLLIQSTASYNIYESRPFYLLKIQSVWIATGLVLCTAIALFDYQKLRRFSWWIYAFNIVLLLAVFAFGEEAKGAQRWIPITSTQNIQPSEFAKLFIIVTFADFLSKRQGKLNRFRDFIPPFLYMLVPMLLILKQPDLGTTLVFVAIFIGMMFVAGANPWKFGGLIAGGAIVAAVALWIHFSDNLPGWLQFAKGFSLPLQDYQLKRLMVFLDPAADISGDGYQIIQSIWAIGSGGFWGKGYRQGTQAQLDFLPEHHTDFIFSVVGEEFGFIGTITLLFCFLIFLLRAINIGMKAKDVYGTLISAGVVSMFTFHILVNVGMTSGIMPVTGIPLPFISYGGSAMWTNLMAIGFLLSINIRRQRLMF; translated from the coding sequence ATGCTTGACCGTCGAATGTTGAAGAATATCGACTTTCTTTTTATCCTGTTTGTTTTTTTGCTCTTAGGTTCGAGTCTCCTCATTCAAAGTACAGCTTCGTATAATATCTACGAATCGCGGCCTTTCTACCTCCTGAAGATCCAATCAGTGTGGATTGCCACTGGACTTGTTTTATGTACAGCCATTGCTTTATTTGATTATCAAAAGCTAAGGCGTTTTTCCTGGTGGATTTATGCCTTTAATATTGTATTGCTATTAGCGGTTTTTGCTTTCGGAGAGGAAGCGAAAGGGGCTCAACGCTGGATTCCGATTACGTCTACTCAAAATATTCAGCCCTCGGAATTTGCCAAACTGTTTATTATTGTGACGTTTGCTGATTTTTTGTCTAAGCGTCAGGGAAAGCTCAATCGGTTCCGGGATTTCATTCCGCCCTTTTTGTATATGCTTGTTCCGATGCTCCTTATCTTAAAGCAGCCCGATTTAGGAACAACCTTGGTATTTGTGGCGATTTTTATTGGAATGATGTTTGTAGCGGGAGCCAATCCGTGGAAGTTTGGGGGATTAATCGCAGGTGGAGCAATTGTTGCAGCGGTTGCGCTATGGATTCATTTTTCCGACAATCTGCCCGGCTGGCTGCAGTTTGCCAAGGGATTCTCTTTACCCCTTCAAGATTATCAGTTGAAACGTCTTATGGTCTTTCTCGATCCGGCGGCCGATATCAGCGGGGATGGCTACCAAATTATTCAGTCCATATGGGCTATCGGGTCAGGAGGATTTTGGGGGAAGGGCTATCGACAAGGGACACAGGCTCAACTTGATTTCTTACCTGAGCATCACACAGACTTTATTTTCTCTGTAGTCGGTGAAGAATTCGGTTTCATCGGCACCATTACCCTGTTGTTTTGCTTCCTCATCTTTTTACTTAGGGCAATTAATATTGGGATGAAGGCAAAGGATGTTTATGGAACGCTGATTTCAGCCGGGGTAGTGTCCATGTTTACCTTTCATATTCTCGTCAATGTGGGTATGACCTCGGGAATTATGCCGGTGACAGGGATTCCTCTTCCTTTTATCAGCTACGGAGGTAGTGCCATGTGGACCAATCTTATGGCCATAGGCTTTTTGCTCAGCATCAATATCAGGCGACAGCGACTTATGTTTTAG
- a CDS encoding M50 family metallopeptidase: protein MEIARIQGLSIKVHPTFWLVLLAYGVLGLFTQALLIFLLVMGHELAHLLTAKAYGFQVNGLELYPFGGAAHCEDLFEGRKFEESMIALAGPVFNLLLLFGAQALRWEGIWTGPVAENFVQFNFWLAVFNLTPILPLDGGRVIRALFSDAFGFVQTTKFLARAGQFFGMILAISGLTMLGKGAYEGIATCFLLAGFFWVSGQKEISSARITFLRQITHKKEELLHKGMMKGKAVTVTVETPLIRIVEELTPDRYALIHLPGGEAFGIERTLTETQVVEGMLKKGIHCPVGKL, encoded by the coding sequence ATGGAGATTGCTCGTATTCAAGGGCTTAGCATAAAAGTACATCCGACATTTTGGTTGGTCCTGCTTGCTTACGGAGTCCTGGGATTGTTTACTCAGGCTCTTCTTATCTTCCTTCTGGTCATGGGGCATGAATTGGCTCATTTACTGACTGCCAAGGCCTATGGCTTTCAGGTTAATGGGTTGGAACTCTATCCCTTTGGTGGAGCAGCCCATTGCGAGGACCTCTTTGAGGGAAGGAAATTCGAAGAAAGCATGATCGCTTTAGCCGGACCCGTCTTTAACCTCCTTCTCCTTTTTGGGGCGCAGGCCTTGCGCTGGGAAGGAATCTGGACAGGGCCTGTAGCAGAAAATTTTGTCCAGTTTAATTTTTGGCTGGCTGTCTTTAATCTTACGCCGATTCTCCCTCTGGATGGGGGAAGAGTGATTCGCGCCCTATTCAGCGATGCCTTTGGATTTGTTCAAACCACGAAGTTCTTGGCACGGGCAGGTCAATTCTTTGGAATGATTCTTGCCATTTCAGGTTTGACCATGCTTGGGAAGGGGGCTTATGAGGGAATTGCCACTTGCTTCCTTTTGGCGGGCTTCTTTTGGGTATCCGGACAGAAGGAAATCTCCTCGGCCCGAATTACCTTCCTGCGTCAAATTACCCATAAAAAAGAGGAGCTTCTCCATAAAGGAATGATGAAAGGCAAAGCTGTCACCGTGACAGTAGAAACCCCCCTCATTCGTATTGTTGAAGAATTAACCCCTGACCGTTATGCCTTGATCCATCTGCCCGGAGGTGAAGCTTTTGGAATTGAGCGGACTTTAACGGAAACTCAAGTGGTGGAAGGAATGCTAAAGAAAGGCATACATTGTCCTGTGGGGAAGCTGTAG
- a CDS encoding Spo0B domain-containing protein: MPGKSSLERTLLAEQLDHYRLQRHDFLNHWQVIMGYLQLGKADRALLYMQEGVYGLEAEQNIGQIPQEIVGAILLGFVIELRKEGLWVEVQLDSALKKNDFWQGFWQEEYEEVLYGYTKECLAAIFQRYKGSEEPVVEIKLGTGEIFCRISLLDDDKVVWEQSCCHENSQLEFVAQ, from the coding sequence GTGCCTGGTAAATCCTCCTTAGAACGAACCCTTCTGGCTGAACAATTGGACCACTACCGGCTGCAGCGCCACGACTTTCTCAACCATTGGCAGGTCATTATGGGATATCTGCAGTTAGGCAAGGCGGACCGGGCTTTGCTCTATATGCAGGAGGGAGTCTACGGGCTGGAAGCTGAGCAAAACATCGGGCAGATCCCTCAAGAGATTGTCGGCGCTATCTTGCTGGGCTTTGTTATAGAACTGCGCAAGGAAGGCCTTTGGGTTGAAGTTCAGCTCGATAGTGCTTTGAAAAAGAATGACTTTTGGCAAGGCTTTTGGCAAGAGGAATATGAAGAAGTCTTATACGGGTACACTAAGGAATGCTTAGCTGCAATTTTTCAGCGTTATAAAGGGTCAGAAGAGCCTGTCGTTGAGATCAAATTAGGGACCGGGGAAATATTTTGCAGGATTTCTTTGCTGGATGATGATAAAGTAGTATGGGAACAGAGCTGCTGCCATGAAAACTCTCAACTGGAATTTGTGGCACAATAG
- the minC gene encoding septum site-determining protein MinC, whose product MTRTEHIALKGTREGLILYLDPEADFSVLMDELKKLLENSDQFLQGATVRCYGGEKEYSPEQQEELTFCLAEHSLTLKGWLTAAEVYSSVRRAPAVQEEPQRVLEEGMEEGPSLFVERTLRSGASIQYEGHVIVIGDVNPGAEIVASGNIVVIGSLKGVAHAGAKGNRNSTVTAYHLVPTQLRIADLVTRSPEGEQEWRGPECARIKDGRLVVEGIQLNGLRGKGIIR is encoded by the coding sequence TTGACACGGACAGAGCATATTGCCTTAAAAGGCACTCGGGAAGGCCTCATTTTATATCTGGATCCCGAGGCGGATTTTTCGGTTTTGATGGATGAACTTAAAAAGCTGCTGGAGAACTCCGACCAATTCCTTCAAGGAGCAACGGTTCGATGCTACGGAGGGGAGAAGGAGTATTCTCCAGAACAACAGGAAGAGTTAACCTTTTGCTTGGCCGAGCATAGTCTTACTCTTAAAGGGTGGCTTACGGCCGCAGAAGTTTATTCTAGTGTCCGAAGGGCGCCGGCCGTTCAGGAAGAGCCTCAACGGGTTCTGGAAGAGGGTATGGAAGAAGGTCCAAGCTTATTTGTGGAGCGTACGCTACGTTCAGGGGCTAGCATTCAGTATGAGGGTCATGTAATCGTTATAGGTGATGTTAATCCAGGTGCTGAAATTGTGGCAAGTGGGAATATTGTTGTGATCGGTTCCCTAAAGGGAGTCGCCCATGCAGGTGCTAAGGGTAATCGAAATTCCACGGTGACTGCTTATCATTTAGTGCCAACTCAGCTTAGAATTGCGGACCTGGTGACTCGTTCTCCAGAAGGCGAACAGGAATGGAGGGGCCCAGAATGTGCTCGGATTAAAGATGGTCGTCTTGTCGTCGAAGGGATTCAGCTCAATGGACTCAGGGGAAAAGGAATTATTCGTTAA
- the rpmA gene encoding 50S ribosomal protein L27, whose amino-acid sequence MLKMNLQLFAHKKGVGSSRNGRDSAAQRLGVKRGDGQFVTAGNIIVRQRGTKFHPGKNCGLGKDDTLFATIDGYVKFERKDRSRKQVSIYPERQAAQA is encoded by the coding sequence ATGTTAAAAATGAATCTGCAATTATTTGCCCATAAAAAAGGGGTAGGTAGTTCTCGAAATGGTCGTGATAGTGCTGCTCAACGTCTGGGCGTGAAGCGTGGAGACGGTCAATTCGTTACCGCAGGGAACATTATCGTTCGTCAACGGGGAACGAAATTTCACCCTGGAAAGAACTGTGGTTTGGGTAAGGATGACACCCTCTTTGCAACGATCGATGGTTATGTAAAATTCGAGCGTAAAGATCGTAGCCGCAAACAAGTTAGCATTTATCCTGAGCGCCAGGCTGCTCAAGCTTAA
- the minE gene encoding cell division topological specificity factor MinE, translating to MLEFISRILGKEPASKNVAKERLRLVLVHDRATISPHMLNQLKEDLIKVISNYMEIDEGALEVNLNQDDREVALIANIPVIKMKRDYSVKG from the coding sequence ATGTTAGAGTTTATTAGTCGAATATTAGGAAAGGAACCCGCTTCGAAAAACGTTGCAAAAGAACGCTTAAGGCTTGTCCTCGTACATGACCGGGCTACTATCTCACCTCACATGCTTAATCAGTTGAAGGAAGACTTGATCAAAGTCATTTCAAATTATATGGAGATAGACGAAGGCGCTTTAGAAGTCAACCTTAACCAAGATGACCGTGAGGTGGCCTTAATCGCCAATATTCCCGTTATAAAAATGAAACGGGATTATTCTGTTAAGGGGTAA
- a CDS encoding Rne/Rng family ribonuclease: MKEIVLQGQAQRMRAAVLEDRELVEVHEEEGSVSRLVGNIYRGRVINVLPGMQAAFVDIGLEKNAFLYVGDAVPFQYEEDEKLPLPHELRVEQVLKPRQEMLVQITKEPVGSKGARITTNLTIPGRYAVLMPNTEYVGVSRKITEEEERERLREIAREACPEGKGIIVRTLAKGIEGKELADDFSELVALWERLEKKIPHVAIPGLVHQDVDLVSRAIRDWVDQEVKIITVNQPDVAVGMHNALLELGHPAANHVQLVYKEDIFSDYGIDDKIRQALRPKVWLKSGGYLVIQQTEALTVIDVNTGKYVGDKSLQDTILHINQEAALEIARQLRLRNLGGIIVIDFIDMTSEEDKEQLLNVLEKAVARDKLKCQVMGLTQLGLVEMTRKKVGQTLEVRYGHPCSHCDGSGRI; encoded by the coding sequence GTGAAAGAGATTGTTCTGCAGGGCCAGGCCCAAAGGATGCGGGCGGCGGTGCTAGAGGATAGAGAACTGGTTGAGGTTCATGAAGAGGAAGGTTCGGTTTCCCGATTGGTCGGAAATATCTACCGGGGACGGGTCATTAATGTATTGCCAGGCATGCAGGCGGCATTTGTCGATATAGGTTTGGAGAAGAATGCCTTTCTCTATGTGGGAGATGCTGTCCCGTTTCAGTATGAGGAGGATGAGAAACTTCCCCTACCTCATGAGTTGCGGGTGGAACAGGTGCTTAAGCCCCGCCAAGAGATGTTGGTTCAAATTACTAAAGAACCGGTAGGCTCCAAAGGGGCAAGAATCACGACAAATCTCACCATCCCCGGCCGCTATGCCGTCCTGATGCCTAACACTGAATACGTGGGTGTCTCGCGGAAGATTACGGAAGAAGAAGAGAGAGAACGTCTACGGGAGATTGCCCGTGAAGCTTGTCCGGAGGGGAAAGGAATCATCGTTCGGACTTTGGCCAAAGGAATCGAAGGTAAGGAGCTGGCCGATGATTTCAGCGAGCTTGTGGCCTTATGGGAGCGCCTAGAGAAGAAAATTCCCCACGTCGCTATACCAGGTTTGGTTCATCAGGATGTGGATTTGGTTTCCCGGGCGATTCGCGATTGGGTGGATCAAGAGGTAAAAATCATTACGGTCAATCAACCCGACGTTGCAGTTGGGATGCACAACGCTTTACTAGAATTGGGCCATCCAGCTGCGAACCATGTGCAATTGGTTTATAAAGAGGATATCTTCTCTGATTACGGCATTGATGATAAAATCCGCCAGGCTCTTCGCCCTAAGGTATGGCTGAAAAGCGGCGGGTATTTAGTTATTCAGCAAACGGAAGCCTTGACGGTTATCGATGTGAATACCGGCAAATATGTCGGGGATAAATCACTTCAAGATACGATCTTGCACATCAATCAGGAGGCAGCCCTTGAGATTGCCAGACAACTGCGTTTGCGCAATTTGGGTGGGATTATTGTTATCGATTTTATCGATATGACTTCTGAGGAAGATAAAGAACAGCTTTTGAATGTGCTCGAAAAGGCAGTAGCACGGGATAAATTAAAATGCCAGGTTATGGGTCTGACTCAATTGGGATTGGTGGAAATGACACGCAAGAAAGTTGGACAAACCCTTGAGGTAAGGTATGGACATCCCTGCTCTCATTGTGATGGTTCTGGGAGGATATAG
- a CDS encoding TIGR03960 family B12-binding radical SAM protein: MTDYNAADIRKQVERFLTKVLKPSRYLGTEWNAIHKDWDQAKVRMAFAFPDVYEVGMSHLGLRILYHLVNSDEDFLCERVFAPWVDMEEKMREGNIPLYALESYRPLQEFDVVGFTLQYEMSFSNILNMLDLAGIPMRAKDRGPEHPWIIAGGPCAYNPEPIAPFIDFFMIGEAEETLPQLLHLIQKQKENPVSREEFLLKVAQVEGAYVPEFYEIHYKEDGRIRSIEADIRVPKIVQKAIVRDLDQSYFPTSPIVPYMEIVHDRMMLEVMRGCSRGCRFCQAGMLYRPVRERSPETLLRHAEELVKSTGYEEISLTSLSTGDYSCIQPVIRGILDKYSEDKVSVSLPSLRLDSFDVKLAEEVQKVRKSGLTFAPEAGTQRLRDVINKGVTEENLFDAAESAFKAGWSSIKLYFMIGLPSETQEDLDGIVAMAKKVVELGTRLGRRNVNVTVSTSSFVPKSHTPFQWEPQEGTASLEQKQKYLRQKLRDHRIKYNYHDVETSYLEAVFAKGDRRLADVLELAVRKGCKFDGWNEHFKYETWLECIEDLGLNPHFYAHRAMDYDDVLPWDHIESGVNKRFLMNEHHKALKESRTLDCRYVDCTGCGICPERGLQIDLKG, translated from the coding sequence ATGACCGATTATAATGCGGCGGATATTCGTAAGCAGGTAGAACGCTTCCTGACGAAGGTATTAAAGCCGAGCAGATATCTTGGAACGGAGTGGAATGCGATTCATAAAGATTGGGATCAAGCCAAGGTTCGGATGGCTTTTGCTTTCCCAGACGTCTATGAAGTGGGAATGTCCCATCTTGGTCTGAGGATTCTCTATCATTTGGTAAACTCCGATGAGGATTTTCTTTGTGAACGAGTCTTTGCGCCTTGGGTAGATATGGAAGAGAAGATGAGGGAGGGTAATATTCCCCTCTACGCTTTGGAATCCTATCGTCCCTTGCAGGAATTTGATGTAGTAGGATTTACCTTACAATATGAGATGAGCTTTTCTAATATCCTCAATATGCTGGATTTGGCCGGGATCCCCATGCGGGCAAAGGACCGGGGACCGGAGCATCCATGGATTATTGCCGGTGGTCCTTGTGCCTATAATCCGGAGCCTATCGCACCATTTATCGATTTCTTCATGATCGGTGAGGCGGAGGAGACTCTGCCCCAACTCCTTCATCTAATTCAAAAGCAGAAGGAAAATCCAGTCTCCCGGGAAGAGTTTCTCTTAAAAGTAGCTCAAGTGGAAGGGGCTTATGTTCCGGAATTTTATGAGATTCATTACAAAGAGGACGGACGAATCCGGTCCATAGAAGCGGATATCCGTGTACCAAAGATTGTACAGAAGGCTATCGTTCGGGATTTGGATCAAAGCTATTTCCCCACCAGCCCCATCGTCCCTTATATGGAAATCGTGCATGATCGCATGATGCTTGAGGTCATGCGTGGATGTTCAAGAGGCTGCCGTTTTTGTCAAGCGGGAATGCTCTACCGCCCGGTGCGTGAGCGTTCGCCGGAAACTCTACTGAGGCATGCGGAAGAGCTGGTTAAGTCCACAGGCTATGAGGAAATCTCTTTAACCTCCCTTTCCACCGGGGACTATAGCTGTATTCAACCGGTTATTCGGGGAATTCTAGATAAATATAGCGAGGATAAAGTTAGTGTATCCCTACCTTCTCTTCGTTTGGATTCCTTCGATGTGAAACTGGCAGAAGAAGTTCAAAAGGTGAGAAAATCCGGACTTACCTTTGCTCCGGAAGCGGGAACCCAACGCTTGAGAGATGTGATCAATAAAGGGGTCACGGAAGAGAATCTCTTTGATGCGGCGGAATCCGCCTTCAAAGCGGGATGGTCCAGTATCAAGCTCTACTTTATGATTGGTTTGCCTTCGGAGACTCAAGAGGATCTGGACGGGATTGTGGCCATGGCCAAAAAGGTAGTAGAGCTGGGAACACGTTTAGGCCGGCGGAATGTGAATGTCACGGTGTCCACAAGTTCTTTTGTCCCCAAAAGCCATACTCCTTTTCAATGGGAACCTCAAGAAGGAACGGCTTCATTGGAACAAAAGCAAAAATATTTGCGTCAAAAGTTGCGAGATCACCGCATTAAGTATAATTACCATGATGTAGAAACAAGCTATTTGGAAGCAGTTTTTGCCAAAGGAGACCGACGTCTTGCCGATGTGCTGGAATTGGCCGTCCGGAAAGGCTGTAAGTTCGATGGTTGGAATGAGCATTTCAAATATGAAACTTGGCTGGAATGCATTGAAGATTTAGGGCTAAATCCTCATTTTTATGCTCATCGGGCTATGGATTATGATGATGTGCTTCCTTGGGATCATATTGAGAGCGGTGTGAACAAACGTTTCCTCATGAATGAACATCATAAAGCGCTGAAAGAGTCAAGGACACTGGATTGCCGGTATGTGGATTGCACAGGGTGCGGTATCTGTCCTGAACGAGGGTTACAGATTGATTTGAAAGGGTGA
- the rplU gene encoding 50S ribosomal protein L21, whose translation MYAVIETGGKQFRVEEGKFLFVEKLNANVGDTVTIDKVLLVEKDGAVKVGTPVVDGAKALLKVVEHGKGEKIVVFKYKAKKNYRRKQGHRQPYTKVVVEAIQA comes from the coding sequence ATGTACGCAGTGATTGAAACAGGGGGTAAGCAATTCCGTGTTGAAGAAGGCAAATTCCTCTTCGTGGAAAAGCTTAACGCAAATGTGGGAGATACCGTGACCATCGATAAAGTTCTCTTAGTAGAGAAAGACGGTGCTGTCAAAGTGGGTACTCCGGTTGTAGATGGTGCCAAAGCTCTTCTCAAAGTTGTTGAGCATGGTAAAGGCGAGAAGATAGTTGTTTTCAAGTATAAAGCTAAAAAGAACTATCGTCGCAAACAAGGACATCGCCAACCCTACACTAAGGTAGTGGTTGAAGCTATCCAAGCTTAA
- a CDS encoding ribosomal-processing cysteine protease Prp, which produces MKHQGITLNLWLDDNQQIHKFELCGHAGYAEYGLDIVCAAVSALGISAVNGLEFYLPCKPEIEVDDPQGFLSCTLPELEPGTLEHAQWILGTMVLGVEGIRQSYGEQYVKINRRRWTPC; this is translated from the coding sequence ATGAAACATCAGGGTATTACTTTGAATCTATGGTTGGACGACAATCAACAGATTCACAAGTTTGAATTGTGTGGGCACGCAGGATATGCCGAGTACGGATTGGATATTGTCTGTGCCGCCGTATCTGCGCTTGGTATCTCAGCGGTCAACGGCTTGGAGTTTTATCTTCCTTGTAAACCGGAGATTGAAGTGGACGACCCGCAAGGGTTTTTAAGCTGTACTCTCCCTGAATTAGAGCCTGGGACACTGGAACATGCCCAATGGATTTTAGGTACCATGGTTTTAGGTGTTGAAGGAATTCGACAAAGCTATGGTGAGCAATATGTAAAAATTAATCGGAGGAGGTGGACTCCATGTTAA
- the minD gene encoding septum site-determining protein MinD, translating to MGEVIVVTSGKGGVGKTTTSANIGTGLAAQGLKVVLVDTDIGLRNLDVVMGLENRIVYDIVDVTSGTCRLKQALIKDKRFENLYLLPAAQTKDKTSVSLEQMKELCDELKREFDYAIIDCPAGIEQGFRNAIVGADRAVVVTTPEVSAVRDADRIIGLLEAADLRSPRLIINRIRPHMVKRGDMMDISDIIDILAIELLGVIPDDESIVISTNRGEPAVTDHSSRAGEAYRRITRRIQGEEVPLMNLDAPDGFMDKVKKFFGMK from the coding sequence ATGGGTGAAGTCATTGTAGTAACCTCAGGAAAAGGTGGAGTCGGCAAAACTACCACTTCTGCAAATATCGGAACAGGGCTTGCCGCACAAGGACTTAAAGTGGTTTTAGTGGATACAGATATCGGTCTGCGTAATCTGGATGTGGTCATGGGCCTTGAGAACCGCATTGTTTATGATATTGTGGATGTAACCAGTGGGACATGTCGATTAAAGCAAGCCTTGATTAAAGACAAGCGTTTTGAGAATTTATATCTCCTTCCGGCTGCCCAGACCAAGGATAAGACTTCAGTAAGTCTTGAACAGATGAAGGAGCTTTGTGACGAATTAAAGAGAGAATTTGACTATGCCATTATTGACTGTCCTGCAGGTATTGAGCAAGGATTCCGTAATGCCATAGTTGGTGCTGACCGTGCCGTAGTAGTTACAACACCTGAGGTTAGTGCCGTTCGTGATGCGGATAGGATTATTGGCCTTCTGGAGGCAGCCGATTTACGCAGTCCGCGCTTAATTATTAACCGGATCCGCCCCCATATGGTGAAACGTGGCGATATGATGGATATTTCCGATATCATTGATATCTTAGCTATTGAGCTTCTGGGAGTTATTCCTGATGATGAAAGCATCGTCATTTCTACAAACCGTGGCGAGCCAGCGGTCACGGATCATTCCTCACGTGCTGGAGAAGCGTACCGACGGATTACACGAAGAATCCAAGGGGAAGAGGTCCCATTGATGAATCTCGATGCACCTGATGGATTCATGGATAAGGTAAAAAAGTTCTTCGGTATGAAATAA